One window of the Runella slithyformis DSM 19594 genome contains the following:
- a CDS encoding carboxypeptidase-like regulatory domain-containing protein, with amino-acid sequence MKIMFTTFLLTLRYLNGLAQTATLRGKVYSKENGGVSFAGVKLTKSNTTSIADHYGFFVLKNVPLGKDELTVSSVKIESQSIKIDVNNALIDVSILVKPKNVELDEVMVIQKSEKKEIESKGFAVNVIETKEIAQRNVQTNEMLDRTAGIRIRQNGGLGSVINYNLNGMSGTATGLTESTFDPLGRKSVVVDYVSPENPEIITSTISLGDNSGYRSPNGFVAEDGNIYQATQRHSSAHILRINQNNEYNDSYVFSLDAALGVKAVYVDSWKYAGNGIACVLYTHKGMEQGYIARVDLNAKGERRRSICGRNPRRKRWQYLHL; translated from the coding sequence ATGAAAATAATGTTTACCACTTTTTTGCTTACGCTGCGTTATCTCAATGGTTTGGCACAAACAGCGACGCTCAGGGGTAAGGTGTATTCGAAAGAAAACGGCGGAGTAAGTTTTGCCGGCGTAAAATTGACCAAAAGCAATACTACCAGTATTGCCGATCATTATGGATTTTTTGTGTTAAAGAATGTACCCTTAGGGAAGGATGAACTCACGGTTTCTTCGGTGAAGATTGAATCCCAAAGTATAAAAATTGATGTAAATAACGCGCTAATTGACGTATCAATCCTCGTAAAGCCCAAAAACGTTGAGTTGGACGAAGTGATGGTAATTCAAAAATCGGAGAAAAAAGAAATTGAGAGCAAGGGCTTTGCCGTAAACGTTATTGAAACCAAAGAAATAGCACAGCGTAATGTTCAAACCAACGAAATGCTGGACAGAACCGCAGGCATCAGGATACGTCAAAATGGCGGGTTGGGTTCGGTCATCAATTATAATCTCAATGGTATGTCGGGCACGGCTACCGGTCTTACCGAAAGCACGTTCGACCCCTTAGGCCGCAAATCGGTGGTGGTAGATTATGTTTCGCCCGAAAATCCGGAAATTATTACTTCAACCATAAGTTTGGGAGACAACAGCGGCTACCGCAGCCCCAACGGCTTTGTGGCAGAAGATGGAAATATCTATCAGGCTACTCAACGACACAGCAGCGCACACATCCTGAGAATCAACCAAAACAATGAGTACAATGATTCGTATGTATTCAGTTTAGATGCCGCATTGGGCGTAAAAGCGGTATACGTTGACAGTTGGAAATATGCAGGTAACGGAATTGCCTGCGTACTTTATACCCACAAAGGAATGGAGCAGGGGTACATCGCTCGTGTGGATCTGAACGCCAAAGGTGAGCGGCGGCGAAGTATTTGTGGCCGTAACCCCCGTAGGAAAAGATGGCAATATCTACATCTTTAA
- a CDS encoding FAD:protein FMN transferase, whose product MNKLFVVCLVSSVVFSACEKAEKEYQKITGKAQGTTYAITFKGQQRAFSAEHADSIFQVIDRSMSLWDSTSGISRFNKITDWQEVDEHFQNVLRKSMEVHRQSSGAFDPTIGPLSRAWGFIRTNDLPLPDDRTIDSLKQFIGLEKVMLDGNRVTKQHPAIQLDFNAIAQGYTVDVIAAHLENKGILNYLIEVGGEVRARGKNSKGEDWKVGIEKPIQNETGEQNELHSIVSLGTMSLATSGNYRNFLEMDGKQLSHILNPTTGKPVAHSVVSVSVLAPTCTEADAWATAFTVVGKDKSLALAKQLDFELQIVFKGKQGLEVVRTEGFKKQLP is encoded by the coding sequence ATGAATAAGCTGTTTGTTGTTTGTCTTGTCTCAAGTGTCGTTTTTTCAGCCTGTGAAAAAGCGGAAAAGGAATATCAAAAAATTACAGGAAAGGCGCAGGGAACGACGTATGCCATTACCTTCAAAGGGCAACAAAGGGCATTTTCCGCCGAACACGCAGACAGCATTTTTCAGGTAATAGACCGCAGCATGTCGCTGTGGGATAGTACTTCCGGTATTTCAAGGTTTAATAAAATAACTGATTGGCAGGAAGTTGATGAGCATTTTCAGAATGTACTCCGGAAGTCAATGGAGGTACATCGGCAATCATCGGGGGCTTTTGACCCAACCATCGGCCCCTTGAGCAGAGCATGGGGCTTTATCCGTACCAACGACCTGCCGCTGCCCGACGACCGCACGATTGATTCATTAAAACAATTCATCGGCTTAGAAAAAGTTATGCTCGACGGCAACAGAGTCACAAAACAACACCCTGCCATTCAATTGGATTTTAATGCCATTGCCCAAGGCTATACCGTGGATGTCATCGCCGCTCATCTCGAAAACAAAGGCATCCTGAACTACCTCATTGAAGTAGGAGGAGAGGTGAGAGCAAGGGGTAAAAACAGCAAAGGGGAGGACTGGAAAGTGGGTATTGAGAAACCTATACAAAACGAAACCGGCGAACAGAATGAACTACACTCAATTGTATCCTTGGGCACAATGAGCCTGGCTACCTCCGGTAACTATCGGAATTTTCTGGAAATGGACGGGAAACAATTAAGCCATATCCTTAACCCTACAACCGGTAAGCCCGTGGCGCATTCTGTCGTGTCGGTATCGGTTTTAGCCCCTACCTGTACCGAAGCGGATGCCTGGGCCACGGCATTTACGGTAGTGGGAAAAGACAAAAGCCTTGCCTTGGCCAAACAACTGGATTTTGAACTGCAAATTGTCTTTAAAGGGAAACAAGGCTTGGAAGTGGTTCGGACCGAGGGATTTAAAAAACAACTGCCATAA
- a CDS encoding DUF2271 domain-containing protein, whose amino-acid sequence MSKKIMVGVVVLLIAAYSSVSFKSASAQVSFKCLVQLTNYSGEGAYVMVSLIDNKGKYKKTLQVFGKEKRWWDDLPSWFKFYTITKENVDGVSGASITAGSRRVFSITADETVFDKGYQLRFETAVENKDYKEKDVEMAFSEANVGKAVEGTGYIRYVKLIKNP is encoded by the coding sequence ATGTCGAAAAAAATAATGGTGGGAGTAGTGGTCTTACTGATTGCCGCCTACAGCTCAGTTAGTTTTAAATCAGCTTCTGCTCAGGTATCTTTCAAGTGTTTGGTGCAACTCACCAACTACTCCGGCGAAGGCGCTTATGTAATGGTTTCATTGATTGACAACAAAGGGAAATACAAAAAAACGTTGCAGGTCTTTGGCAAAGAAAAACGCTGGTGGGATGACCTGCCTTCTTGGTTTAAGTTTTATACCATTACCAAAGAAAATGTGGATGGTGTTTCGGGAGCTTCCATCACGGCCGGGAGTCGCAGGGTATTTTCCATCACGGCGGATGAAACTGTGTTTGATAAAGGCTATCAACTACGGTTTGAAACTGCCGTCGAAAACAAAGACTACAAAGAGAAAGATGTTGAAATGGCCTTTTCGGAGGCAAATGTGGGTAAAGCCGTCGAAGGCACTGGCTACATTCGCTACGTGAAACTGATCAAAAACCCCTGA
- a CDS encoding ankyrin repeat domain-containing protein, with protein sequence MKNKLTLTLLFVLAEASLFAQNIFHSREFWATKPSVEIVKQKMAEGHNILEMGPGGWDGPLLSMMADCDDETIRFIFDQPGIDVNVVTHHSNNYLMWTTQKGNVPVMKLLLEKKSKTDLINSHGQSLLMHAALSGKADPEIYELCLKNGGDIKNDKDEEGRNVMLTAIGGLKDVSFLNYFVSKGLTLKDTDKKGNGLFHYAVPGGNLKTLKELVAMGVSYAPNPAGENAFSFIGRGRGGRLNVEMLLYLKSLGLDPKVQSPNGQTLVHAVARMGADEPVLQFLTENGMNLSHADKEGNTPLMLAATNGTPTYVRFWLDKNNVNAVNKINKSALSNAVAMNSAEVVKLLIEKGAKTDLRDKDGNDLYFTLVSSYRKGRGSLQRAGDIMNLLASSGLTFPKTGKLLHTALEKDDKELLAKLIEWGEDINAKDKDGYTVLHYAGMKAKNLDLLTFLVEKGANPNVKTELDESVLDLIAENEVLGKQKVNLDFLKK encoded by the coding sequence ATGAAAAATAAACTCACTTTAACCCTCCTGTTTGTGTTGGCGGAGGCTTCGCTTTTTGCGCAGAATATCTTCCACAGTCGCGAATTTTGGGCAACCAAACCGTCTGTTGAGATCGTAAAACAGAAAATGGCCGAAGGACACAATATCCTTGAAATGGGCCCGGGCGGCTGGGATGGCCCACTGCTGTCTATGATGGCCGATTGTGATGATGAAACCATCAGGTTTATTTTTGACCAACCCGGCATTGATGTTAACGTCGTGACGCACCACTCCAACAATTATTTGATGTGGACTACCCAAAAAGGGAATGTGCCGGTGATGAAGTTATTGTTAGAAAAAAAATCGAAAACCGACCTCATCAACAGCCACGGGCAGTCACTCCTGATGCACGCGGCACTGAGCGGTAAAGCCGACCCTGAAATCTATGAGCTATGCCTTAAAAACGGCGGAGACATAAAAAATGACAAAGATGAAGAAGGTCGCAACGTAATGCTGACCGCAATTGGTGGCTTAAAGGATGTTTCGTTTCTTAATTATTTTGTCAGTAAAGGACTTACGCTGAAAGATACCGATAAAAAAGGCAACGGGCTGTTTCATTACGCCGTGCCGGGAGGCAATCTCAAAACCCTCAAAGAACTCGTGGCAATGGGCGTAAGTTATGCCCCCAATCCGGCGGGCGAAAATGCATTCTCGTTCATCGGTCGCGGTCGTGGGGGAAGACTCAACGTCGAAATGCTTCTATACCTCAAAAGTTTGGGTTTAGACCCTAAAGTTCAGTCCCCCAACGGGCAGACATTAGTACATGCCGTAGCACGTATGGGGGCAGATGAGCCTGTACTTCAATTTCTTACCGAAAACGGAATGAATCTTTCGCATGCTGATAAAGAAGGAAATACGCCGTTGATGTTGGCTGCCACCAACGGTACTCCAACGTATGTACGCTTCTGGTTGGATAAAAACAACGTGAATGCCGTCAATAAAATCAACAAATCGGCTTTGTCGAATGCCGTGGCTATGAACTCCGCAGAAGTGGTGAAATTGTTGATTGAGAAAGGAGCAAAAACGGACCTTAGAGACAAAGACGGCAATGATTTGTATTTCACACTCGTGAGTTCGTATCGGAAGGGCAGAGGGAGCCTTCAGCGCGCCGGCGATATCATGAATTTGCTTGCTTCGTCCGGATTGACCTTTCCCAAAACAGGAAAATTACTTCACACGGCGTTGGAAAAAGACGATAAAGAACTACTGGCAAAATTGATTGAATGGGGCGAAGACATCAACGCCAAAGACAAAGACGGCTATACGGTGCTGCATTATGCAGGCATGAAGGCTAAAAACCTGGATTTATTAACGTTTTTGGTTGAAAAAGGAGCCAATCCCAACGTGAAAACTGAGTTGGATGAATCGGTACTCGACCTCATTGCTGAAAATGAAGTGTTGGGTAAGCAAAAAGTAAATCTTGATTTTCTTAAAAAATAG